A section of the Anabaena cylindrica PCC 7122 genome encodes:
- a CDS encoding cupin domain-containing protein, translated as MSIFFPIPQTVKPRSDLELTLFHCQEIVVQLDNILPGAIFEPHQHPESQMGMIFTGCVEINVGGKKEILEPFEKVFVAGTNIPHGSTILCQEPVLGVEIKYLIKSQSNGHIDPPILKLEPTIDQTTGFPCKFGASSWFKIAVLEIPPHEKLPTSITNTEEIGIILNEQIMMKVGEEEKLLEYGSIYYAPPGVAHGGYSTSDKAISLVKVSLPS; from the coding sequence ATGTCAATATTTTTCCCAATTCCTCAAACGGTCAAGCCGCGCTCAGATTTAGAATTGACACTTTTTCATTGTCAAGAAATAGTTGTGCAATTAGATAATATCTTGCCAGGAGCGATTTTTGAGCCGCATCAACATCCAGAAAGCCAAATGGGTATGATTTTTACTGGCTGTGTAGAAATCAATGTCGGTGGTAAGAAAGAAATTTTAGAGCCATTTGAAAAAGTGTTTGTCGCAGGAACTAATATTCCACATGGTTCTACAATTCTTTGCCAAGAACCCGTTCTCGGAGTTGAGATAAAGTATCTCATAAAATCTCAATCAAATGGACATATTGATCCACCTATCCTCAAGCTAGAGCCTACGATAGATCAAACTACAGGTTTTCCTTGTAAGTTCGGTGCTAGTTCCTGGTTTAAAATAGCGGTTTTAGAAATTCCTCCACATGAGAAATTGCCCACAAGCATAACTAACACAGAGGAAATTGGCATTATTCTCAATGAGCAAATTATGATGAAAGTAGGTGAGGAAGAAAAACTTTTGGAATATGGTAGCATTTACTATGCTCCCCCAGGCGTTGCTCATGGTGGGTATAGCACTTCAGATAAAGCGATTTCTTTAGTTAAAGTTTCCCTGCCATCTTAA
- a CDS encoding GNAT family N-acetyltransferase: protein MALEFCSWTYLNGRIVPTELAQLPADNHALNFGTAAFEALRVYPTPNGSKILGLDLHLNRLRLSMLSLGLSPVEPEAITKALWQTISENNLQQGYVRLLVYPNGNCLGLDPSPFPSAALVLAWRSDSSGFLPPLTLGISHIRRPAAGSTLARAKISGFYAVEAAADRNAKKQGFDGNLMLNPDGTICEMTGANIFIVKDSVLYTPVLPQSIDGVTRRLVIELASELSIPVKEVPLPLGDLMVADEVFVTGTYHEIRPVSAVGGQVLGSQLPGLVTQRLQERFQKMFHNPEDVIASRWLTGTVIEKSIPKPVASQAYQIRAAELTDVPGVIAGIGSLLAELKGVTEFQLPPAATEVCQRLIAGKYPGAIFVANPQGDNDSILGLITLTVQEAIHVAGSFVLVQELWVHPEHRSQNIGENLMKAVETYSHQQGISRIEVCLPTHEFPSFSSTHHFYHKSGFEDFGPRMRKILG from the coding sequence ATGGCCTTAGAATTTTGCTCTTGGACTTACCTTAATGGACGCATCGTGCCAACTGAACTGGCACAGTTACCAGCAGATAATCATGCCCTCAATTTTGGAACTGCTGCCTTTGAAGCACTTCGGGTTTATCCCACTCCCAATGGTTCAAAGATATTAGGACTAGATTTACATCTCAACCGATTAAGACTATCAATGTTATCTTTGGGATTATCTCCTGTAGAACCTGAAGCAATTACCAAAGCATTGTGGCAAACCATAAGTGAGAACAATTTACAGCAGGGATATGTACGTTTGCTCGTGTATCCAAACGGAAATTGTTTAGGTTTAGATCCTTCGCCATTCCCTTCAGCCGCACTGGTTCTAGCTTGGCGCTCTGACAGTTCAGGATTTTTACCACCACTGACTTTAGGGATTAGTCATATCCGTCGTCCCGCAGCCGGTTCTACCCTCGCTAGAGCTAAGATCAGTGGCTTCTATGCTGTTGAAGCTGCGGCCGATCGCAATGCCAAAAAGCAAGGATTTGACGGTAATCTAATGTTAAATCCAGATGGCACCATCTGCGAAATGACAGGAGCAAATATTTTTATCGTCAAAGACTCTGTTTTGTATACTCCTGTTCTTCCTCAGAGTATTGATGGAGTCACAAGGCGTTTGGTTATTGAATTAGCGAGCGAATTGAGTATCCCTGTCAAAGAAGTACCCTTGCCTTTGGGAGACTTGATGGTGGCAGATGAAGTATTTGTTACCGGCACATATCATGAGATTCGTCCAGTTTCTGCCGTAGGTGGACAGGTTCTCGGTAGTCAATTACCTGGACTTGTTACCCAACGGCTGCAAGAGCGTTTCCAAAAAATGTTTCACAACCCGGAAGATGTCATCGCATCACGTTGGCTGACAGGAACGGTTATAGAAAAATCTATACCCAAGCCTGTGGCTAGTCAAGCATACCAGATTCGTGCTGCTGAGTTAACCGACGTTCCTGGGGTGATTGCAGGTATTGGTTCTCTGTTAGCGGAACTAAAAGGTGTTACAGAATTTCAACTTCCTCCTGCCGCAACGGAAGTTTGTCAGCGTCTGATTGCGGGAAAATATCCTGGTGCTATTTTCGTGGCCAATCCACAAGGGGACAATGATTCTATCCTTGGTTTGATTACTTTAACTGTGCAAGAAGCGATTCATGTGGCGGGTTCTTTTGTGCTAGTTCAGGAGTTATGGGTTCATCCAGAGCATCGTAGTCAAAATATCGGTGAAAATCTCATGAAAGCTGTGGAAACCTACTCTCATCAACAGGGAATTTCTCGGATAGAAGTTTGTTTACCAACCCATGAGTTCCCCAGCTTTTCTAGCACTCACCATTTTTATCACAAGAGTGGCTTTGAAGATTTTGGGCCGCGAATGCGGAAGATACTGGGTTGA
- a CDS encoding NIL domain-containing protein translates to MKKRVTLTFPKRAIQMPVTYRLAKDFNVAANIIRAQVAPNQIGKLVVELSGDIDQLDAAIEWMRSQHISVSHNLGEIVIDEDVCVDCGLCTGVCPTEALSLNPATYKLTFTRSRCIVCEQCIPTCPVQAISTNL, encoded by the coding sequence ATGAAAAAACGAGTTACTCTCACCTTTCCTAAACGTGCTATTCAAATGCCTGTTACTTACCGACTAGCAAAAGATTTCAACGTTGCAGCTAATATTATCCGCGCTCAAGTTGCCCCCAATCAAATTGGTAAATTGGTAGTGGAACTATCGGGAGATATTGATCAATTGGATGCAGCGATTGAGTGGATGCGATCGCAGCACATCAGTGTTTCCCATAATTTAGGGGAAATTGTGATTGACGAAGATGTATGCGTTGACTGTGGTTTGTGTACTGGGGTGTGTCCGACTGAAGCCCTCTCCCTCAATCCAGCGACTTATAAACTCACCTTCACGCGATCGCGCTGCATTGTCTGTGAACAGTGTATTCCCACTTGTCCAGTACAAGCTATCTCAACTAATCTCTAA
- a CDS encoding histone deacetylase superfamily, producing MTTTNIRHLSLEVSLQREMQGASPIIVTSEGNKAGKEVEERSQCIVKGLERLPRCNFSTAEVSDRYLDNILQKIHHQEYLDFLDHWNRVLVGEELLFDYPFVDQGIAADTPLFAGVYDLSREGARTAIAAAQKIVNGASLSYALCRPPGHHAGPAWLGGYCFLNNAVAAVVTLLESGIGPVGLIDIDFHFGNGSAALLASRPSVWFGSIHSSTIVSYPYKEVQPANDSQTFIPFSHSPSSEEFLTGVEQLVKKSKIEFGCAAMVVSVGYDIIIDDPHGGWHLPPAIFEEIGQILAQASIPLCIVQEGGYLLNALEECAYKFGLGLLGRSQNS from the coding sequence ATGACAACTACAAATATACGTCATTTGTCTTTGGAGGTGAGCTTGCAAAGGGAAATGCAAGGCGCATCTCCAATAATTGTTACTTCTGAGGGAAACAAGGCTGGCAAAGAAGTTGAAGAACGTAGCCAGTGTATTGTTAAAGGTTTAGAGCGTCTTCCTAGATGCAATTTTTCCACAGCAGAGGTTAGCGATCGCTATCTTGACAACATTCTCCAAAAAATTCATCATCAGGAGTACCTTGACTTTTTGGATCATTGGAATCGGGTGCTGGTAGGAGAAGAGTTACTGTTTGATTATCCGTTTGTTGACCAGGGAATTGCAGCAGATACTCCTCTATTTGCGGGAGTCTACGACTTGTCTCGTGAAGGGGCTAGAACTGCAATCGCCGCAGCACAAAAAATTGTCAATGGTGCTTCTTTGTCCTATGCTTTGTGTAGACCTCCCGGACACCATGCTGGTCCTGCTTGGTTAGGAGGGTATTGCTTTTTAAATAATGCAGTTGCGGCTGTAGTTACACTTCTAGAATCTGGAATAGGTCCGGTAGGATTGATTGATATTGACTTTCATTTTGGCAATGGTTCTGCTGCTTTATTAGCATCACGACCAAGTGTTTGGTTCGGTTCTATTCACAGTTCCACAATCGTTAGTTACCCTTACAAAGAAGTTCAACCAGCTAATGATAGTCAAACTTTCATTCCTTTTTCCCATTCACCTAGTTCAGAAGAATTTTTAACTGGAGTTGAACAGCTAGTTAAAAAGTCCAAAATTGAATTTGGCTGCGCGGCTATGGTTGTTTCTGTTGGCTATGACATTATCATTGATGATCCTCATGGAGGTTGGCATCTACCACCTGCTATTTTCGAGGAAATTGGTCAGATTCTTGCCCAAGCATCCATACCACTTTGTATAGTGCAGGAAGGAGGCTATTTGTTAAATGCTTTAGAAGAATGTGCCTATAAATTTGGATTAGGATTGCTCGGTCGTAGTCAAAATAGTTAA
- a CDS encoding DUF6737 family protein: MSEQKLINPWNYKPWWCQPWSIILTAITLISGSWLIFKIIWLTILVAIPLLIWMGFFVLIWPKLMIQSGVLEQGIGNGE, translated from the coding sequence ATGTCTGAACAAAAGCTTATAAACCCTTGGAATTATAAACCTTGGTGGTGTCAACCTTGGTCGATAATACTTACGGCGATAACTTTAATTAGCGGTAGCTGGTTAATATTTAAAATCATCTGGTTAACAATTCTCGTTGCGATACCTCTATTAATTTGGATGGGATTTTTTGTATTAATCTGGCCAAAACTCATGATTCAAAGTGGTGTTTTGGAACAGGGAATAGGGAATGGGGAATAG
- a CDS encoding chorismate mutase, with protein sequence MNRLEGFRQEIDDVDSQIVEALAKRFEIAKRVADFKKQQGIPMMQPDRVEAVKQRRRELGTQHGLDGEFMVALYSLIIQETCRVEDEIIEAQG encoded by the coding sequence ATGAACAGACTGGAAGGTTTTAGACAAGAAATTGATGACGTGGATTCTCAAATTGTTGAGGCATTAGCCAAGCGGTTTGAGATTGCCAAACGGGTGGCTGACTTTAAGAAACAACAAGGTATTCCGATGATGCAACCAGATCGGGTGGAAGCCGTGAAACAACGTCGTCGGGAATTGGGGACGCAGCATGGTCTGGATGGAGAGTTTATGGTTGCACTATACAGTCTGATCATTCAGGAAACCTGTCGCGTAGAAGATGAAATTATAGAAGCGCAAGGTTAG
- a CDS encoding DUF1499 domain-containing protein, whose amino-acid sequence MFSQKLQGVIFAILLTINILIFPEITWALGIESGHLTSCPASPNCVVSQNADAKHTIEAIPYHLDHDQAREALLKVLSVVPRTEVIEQTDNYIHALSKSRIFKFIDDVEFYLPANEPVIHIRSASRVGDSDLGVNRRRMEQIRLALRDLNI is encoded by the coding sequence ATGTTTTCACAGAAATTACAGGGTGTTATTTTCGCAATACTTTTAACCATAAATATTTTAATATTTCCTGAAATTACTTGGGCTTTAGGAATTGAGTCAGGTCATCTCACCTCTTGTCCAGCTTCCCCTAATTGTGTTGTTAGTCAAAATGCTGATGCTAAACACACCATTGAAGCAATTCCCTATCATTTAGACCATGATCAAGCTAGAGAAGCATTACTAAAAGTTTTATCAGTTGTACCCCGGACAGAAGTAATAGAACAAACAGATAATTACATTCATGCTCTTTCTAAAAGTCGTATTTTCAAATTTATTGATGATGTAGAATTTTATTTACCTGCCAATGAGCCAGTAATTCATATACGTTCAGCTTCTCGCGTGGGCGATTCTGATCTTGGAGTCAATCGCAGACGTATGGAGCAAATTCGTCTGGCTTTGCGCGACCTCAACATTTAA
- the murG gene encoding undecaprenyldiphospho-muramoylpentapeptide beta-N-acetylglucosaminyltransferase, which produces MANAPIRLLIAASGTGGHLFPAIALAQKLPNYEIEWLGVPNRLETQLVPGQYPLNTIAVEGFQQGFGLSSLRILLKLMGSILEVRRILKQGDFQGLFTTGGYIAGPAVIAARSLGLPVVFHESNALPGKVTRFFGPWCSAVAVGFEVAVKYLPRSKNVCVGTPVRSQFLDAGVDITLDLPIPDGVPLIVVFGGSQGAVAVNQLVRQSAQAWFDAGAYIVHLTGDQDPEVASLQHPQYISLPFYDNMAALLRRANLAISRSGAGSLTELAVCGTPAILIPYPFAAEDHQSYNAAVFANAGAALTFKQSELKPEILQKQVLELLQSPTELAKMGERAKAIASPDSADKLAALVRELVER; this is translated from the coding sequence ATGGCAAACGCACCAATACGATTACTGATAGCTGCTAGTGGGACTGGTGGACATTTGTTTCCAGCGATCGCACTGGCGCAAAAACTGCCAAACTATGAAATTGAATGGCTCGGTGTCCCCAACCGACTAGAAACGCAGCTTGTCCCAGGACAATATCCTCTGAATACGATTGCAGTTGAAGGCTTTCAGCAAGGTTTCGGTCTTTCTTCTCTCCGAATCTTGTTGAAGCTGATGGGTTCAATTTTAGAGGTGAGACGCATTCTTAAACAGGGAGATTTCCAGGGATTATTTACCACGGGGGGTTATATTGCAGGGCCTGCGGTTATTGCGGCTCGTTCTTTGGGTTTACCTGTGGTTTTTCATGAATCTAATGCTTTACCCGGTAAAGTTACCCGCTTTTTTGGCCCTTGGTGTAGTGCAGTAGCGGTGGGATTTGAAGTTGCTGTAAAATATTTACCCCGTTCCAAAAATGTGTGTGTGGGTACTCCCGTGCGATCGCAATTCCTAGATGCAGGAGTTGATATTACTTTAGACTTACCAATTCCTGACGGTGTTCCCTTAATTGTCGTTTTTGGCGGTAGTCAGGGTGCAGTGGCGGTTAATCAACTAGTTCGTCAGTCTGCTCAAGCTTGGTTTGACGCTGGGGCTTACATAGTACATTTAACAGGCGATCAAGATCCAGAGGTGGCTAGTCTGCAACATCCCCAGTATATATCTTTGCCTTTTTATGACAATATGGCAGCTTTGTTGCGACGGGCAAATTTAGCTATTAGTCGTTCTGGGGCTGGAAGTTTAACAGAGTTGGCTGTATGTGGTACACCAGCAATTTTGATACCTTATCCTTTTGCGGCTGAAGATCATCAATCTTATAATGCAGCGGTTTTTGCTAATGCTGGTGCAGCATTGACTTTTAAACAATCGGAGTTGAAACCGGAAATATTACAAAAGCAAGTTTTAGAGTTATTGCAGTCACCCACAGAGTTGGCGAAGATGGGAGAGAGGGCAAAAGCGATCGCATCTCCCGATAGTGCTGATAAGTTAGCAGCTTTGGTGCGGGAACTTGTGGAACGTTAG
- a CDS encoding CHAD domain-containing protein, with amino-acid sequence MTLATTTTIKTLGDCAYQAIEKHFKKTIKWEKSVKKDEDPEAVHQMRVGMRRLRTAVSRFERYLSLPKSVSDKNIGKLARILGSLRDLDVLEEILEKNYKPHLVEREQEFLQTAITALHKEREAAFSHVQKTFKDEIYKSLKNKCEDWLKNPSYQTFSSVPIHHVLPDLLSPEVSEFCLHPGWLIGTKIVKSEIVVQTKWTPTQLEEHLKIEGETLHSLRKQAKRLRYQMELFTELYGESFAAQINDVKNIQEILGMIQDNMVLHEWLENIFKSELDNQLQGLTTLLAANRYQLWQEWQPLQQRYLQAEARYNLHLAVLQPTVSDNEAKETKD; translated from the coding sequence ATGACTTTAGCCACAACCACAACAATCAAAACTCTAGGAGACTGTGCATATCAAGCAATTGAAAAACACTTTAAGAAAACTATAAAATGGGAAAAATCAGTCAAAAAAGATGAAGATCCAGAAGCAGTACACCAAATGCGTGTAGGGATGCGTCGTCTACGTACGGCTGTTAGTAGATTTGAGAGATATTTAAGTTTACCAAAATCAGTCAGTGACAAAAATATCGGTAAACTTGCCCGAATTTTAGGTAGTCTTAGAGATTTAGATGTACTCGAAGAAATTCTGGAAAAGAATTACAAACCCCATTTAGTTGAAAGAGAACAAGAATTTCTACAAACAGCAATTACTGCATTACATAAAGAACGGGAAGCTGCATTTTCTCATGTTCAGAAAACATTTAAAGATGAAATTTATAAATCTTTAAAAAATAAATGTGAAGATTGGTTAAAAAATCCCAGTTATCAAACTTTCTCATCTGTACCCATTCATCACGTGTTGCCAGATTTACTTTCACCAGAAGTTAGTGAATTTTGCTTACATCCAGGATGGCTAATTGGTACTAAAATTGTTAAATCAGAAATAGTAGTGCAAACAAAATGGACACCAACCCAATTAGAAGAACATCTCAAAATAGAAGGTGAAACCCTGCATAGTTTACGGAAACAAGCCAAACGTCTCCGTTACCAAATGGAGTTATTTACTGAATTATATGGTGAGTCTTTTGCCGCCCAGATTAATGATGTCAAAAATATCCAAGAAATCTTGGGAATGATCCAAGATAATATGGTTTTACATGAGTGGTTAGAGAATATTTTCAAATCAGAACTTGACAATCAATTACAAGGGCTAACGACATTATTAGCTGCAAATCGTTATCAATTATGGCAAGAATGGCAACCACTACAACAACGTTATTTACAAGCAGAGGCTAGATATAATTTACATTTAGCCGTACTACAACCTACGGTTTCGGACAATGAAGCAAAGGAAACAAAAGATTAA
- a CDS encoding N-acetylmuramoyl-L-alanine amidase produces the protein MKFGIDIGHNCPPDTGARGIKVEDNLTVEIGNKVIAKLKSLGHEVIPCKPASASTVGQSLGRRCDTANRNKVDIFVSIHFNAFNGKANGTEIFAQSDAGRKIAQPVLDEIIKLGFFNRGVKNGSHLYVIRNTNMPGILIECCFIDSAKDMQLYDGEAMASAIVKGLTGKVASAPVNSIPDEAGNKDTSILRLQKTLNQLKITDRNGKTLVEDGITGPATTSAVEKFQKLVGILPTGMAASSTTWTALNEILAKRVVQGTHTSGVVIRYLQFRVGATPDGIYGPQTEGAIKKFQQQNGLTADGIVGAMTWQKLIG, from the coding sequence ATGAAATTTGGCATTGATATCGGGCATAATTGTCCTCCAGATACTGGGGCTAGAGGCATTAAAGTTGAAGATAATTTAACTGTGGAGATAGGTAATAAAGTTATAGCTAAGTTAAAAAGTCTAGGACATGAAGTAATACCCTGTAAACCCGCTAGTGCTAGTACAGTAGGTCAATCTCTTGGTAGACGTTGTGATACAGCTAATAGAAACAAAGTTGATATTTTTGTTTCTATTCATTTTAATGCCTTTAATGGAAAAGCTAATGGCACCGAAATATTTGCCCAAAGCGATGCTGGCAGAAAAATTGCCCAACCAGTATTAGATGAAATCATCAAGTTAGGCTTTTTTAATCGCGGTGTCAAGAATGGTTCTCATTTGTATGTGATTAGAAATACAAATATGCCAGGAATTCTCATTGAATGTTGCTTTATTGATTCGGCAAAAGATATGCAACTATATGATGGCGAAGCAATGGCTAGTGCGATCGTTAAAGGCTTAACTGGTAAAGTTGCATCTGCCCCTGTGAATTCCATCCCAGATGAGGCAGGGAACAAAGATACTAGTATTCTGAGGTTACAAAAAACCTTAAATCAACTCAAAATCACCGATAGAAATGGTAAAACTTTAGTCGAAGATGGCATCACTGGACCGGCAACAACTTCTGCTGTTGAAAAATTTCAGAAACTTGTAGGAATTCTCCCAACGGGAATGGCAGCAAGTAGTACCACTTGGACTGCATTGAACGAGATATTAGCCAAGCGAGTTGTCCAAGGAACCCATACTAGTGGTGTGGTAATCAGATACTTGCAATTTCGTGTAGGTGCTACTCCTGATGGGATCTACGGCCCACAAACAGAAGGGGCAATTAAGAAATTTCAACAGCAGAATGGTTTAACTGCTGATGGAATTGTCGGGGCTATGACTTGGCAAAAATTGATTGGTTAG
- a CDS encoding EVE domain-containing protein, with translation MDSINYWLMKSEPEAYSIADLQQQCETIWDGVRNYQARNFLRQMQLGDLAFFYHSNTNPPGIVGLMRVIKTGIADPTQFEPTSKYYDPKSTPESPRWQTVMVEFVETFSNPISLSTLKEKFSHDELLLVRPGNRLSVMPVSSAVAKKIQNVA, from the coding sequence ATGGATTCAATAAATTATTGGCTGATGAAATCAGAACCAGAAGCTTATAGTATTGCTGATCTGCAACAACAGTGTGAGACTATTTGGGATGGTGTTCGCAATTATCAAGCTCGCAATTTTCTCCGCCAAATGCAGTTAGGAGACTTAGCTTTTTTTTATCATTCTAATACTAATCCTCCTGGGATTGTGGGGTTAATGCGTGTAATTAAAACAGGCATTGCTGATCCAACACAGTTTGAGCCAACAAGTAAATATTATGACCCTAAATCAACTCCTGAGTCCCCACGCTGGCAAACAGTAATGGTGGAATTTGTTGAGACTTTCTCTAATCCTATTTCACTATCAACACTCAAAGAAAAATTTAGCCACGATGAGCTACTTTTAGTAAGACCAGGAAATCGGTTATCGGTGATGCCTGTGTCTTCAGCAGTAGCTAAAAAAATACAAAATGTGGCATAA
- the pip gene encoding prolyl aminopeptidase encodes MRELYPLIQPYREGNLQVSDLHTIHFEESGNCQGQPIVLLHGGPGGGCPSFYRQYFHPEKWRLVMFDQRGCGQSRPHAELRENTTWDLVNDIEKLREYLGIEKWVVFGGSWGSTLSLAYSQTHPSRCKGLILRGIFMLRPKELHWFYQEGASYIFPDAWEEYLKPIPAAEQGDMITAYYQRLTSQDLQIQLEAARAWSIWEASTSKLLLDTSLIRQFGNDEFAAAFARIECHYFMNGGFFEPDNQLLLNIDCIRHIPGVIVQGRYDVVCPMISAWELHQAWPEAEFIVVPDAGHSMSEPGIRSALIEATDKFANL; translated from the coding sequence ATGCGAGAACTATATCCACTTATCCAACCTTACCGAGAAGGTAATTTACAGGTTTCTGACTTGCACACGATTCATTTTGAAGAATCAGGTAATTGCCAAGGTCAGCCAATTGTTTTATTACACGGGGGGCCTGGTGGTGGATGTCCATCATTTTATCGGCAATATTTCCACCCAGAAAAATGGCGTTTGGTAATGTTTGATCAACGTGGTTGTGGTCAAAGTCGGCCTCATGCTGAATTACGGGAAAATACTACTTGGGATTTAGTCAACGATATTGAAAAATTACGTGAATATTTAGGTATAGAAAAATGGGTAGTATTTGGTGGAAGTTGGGGCAGTACTTTGTCATTAGCTTACAGTCAAACCCATCCTTCTCGTTGCAAAGGATTAATTCTACGTGGTATTTTCATGCTCAGACCAAAAGAATTACATTGGTTTTATCAAGAAGGTGCTAGTTATATTTTTCCTGATGCTTGGGAAGAATACCTTAAACCTATTCCTGCTGCTGAACAAGGGGATATGATTACGGCTTATTATCAACGCTTGACAAGTCAAGATTTACAAATTCAACTTGAAGCTGCGCGTGCTTGGTCAATCTGGGAAGCAAGCACAAGTAAATTGTTATTAGATACTTCATTAATACGACAGTTTGGGAATGATGAATTTGCGGCGGCTTTTGCGCGGATTGAATGCCATTATTTTATGAATGGTGGATTTTTTGAACCTGACAATCAATTGTTATTAAATATTGACTGTATCCGTCATATTCCAGGGGTGATTGTGCAAGGACGTTATGATGTGGTTTGTCCAATGATATCGGCTTGGGAATTGCATCAAGCTTGGCCAGAAGCGGAATTTATCGTTGTTCCTGATGCGGGACATTCGATGAGTGAACCTGGTATTCGTAGTGCTTTGATTGAGGCAACAGATAAGTTTGCAAATTTGTAA
- a CDS encoding thioredoxin family protein, whose product MSTDAPVNSPIKPESTFGRRMRNFLIVIVAIALSLALFLGLRTQTDSVSLTQLDQDSTPLEVALTNNQPTLVEFYADWCTVCQKMAPDMALLKQQYADKLNFVMLNVDNTKWLPEMLKYRVDGIPHFVFLGKQGEAVAEAIGDIPRSVMSSNLEALIGGSALPYAQASGQTSKFSAPISADGNQDDPRSHGNQVVN is encoded by the coding sequence ATGAGTACAGATGCACCTGTGAATTCTCCCATCAAGCCTGAATCTACCTTTGGCAGACGTATGAGAAACTTCCTCATTGTCATTGTAGCGATCGCACTAAGTTTAGCGCTATTTTTAGGACTCCGAACCCAGACAGACTCAGTTTCCCTCACCCAATTAGATCAAGATTCCACACCCTTAGAAGTTGCTCTCACCAATAATCAACCCACTTTAGTAGAATTCTATGCTGATTGGTGTACCGTCTGCCAAAAAATGGCTCCTGATATGGCCTTGTTAAAACAGCAGTATGCAGACAAGCTAAATTTTGTCATGTTGAATGTAGATAATACCAAATGGCTGCCAGAAATGCTCAAATATCGCGTAGATGGCATTCCCCATTTTGTGTTTTTGGGCAAGCAAGGAGAGGCTGTAGCCGAAGCAATTGGCGATATACCCCGTTCTGTAATGTCCAGTAACTTAGAAGCCTTAATAGGTGGTTCTGCCCTTCCTTATGCCCAAGCCAGCGGACAGACTTCTAAATTCTCAGCCCCAATATCAGCTGATGGTAATCAAGATGATCCTCGTAGTCATGGTAACCAAGTTGTTAATTAA